Proteins from a genomic interval of Microscilla marina ATCC 23134:
- a CDS encoding fibronectin type III domain-containing protein, which translates to MYRIVKVSLWVFIVSALLYSCSMFEKDFILPSPVATQATQVAEVSLVANWKKVTGAGSYEVDLALDENFTQIMDDYQGKKANNLSLTFRGLNANTTYYYRVRANVSNQISANSNVVKVTTKALDVPIVYRASNVSATGFRLHWKKMPVVTAYLLDIALDENFNQLLEGYQTREIVADTHVVVKNVAVGKQFYYRVKIRKDNSLSEYSSALSVFTTSLPSPETLSATQIGFTSFIANWKQMTEASSYQIDVSTDPLFENIMPNYTNLNLSANRLLVNGLNANQKYYYRVRAINSETRSNYSKVIVVNTKMLEAPVATSATNIRSSSFQANWQPAPNASVYLLDVALDPNFSQILPTYNSLAVLDNFAEIAALDASRVYYYRVRAQGLGATSDYSNVVRLVTGLLPAPVVNQVVNQTVNGFTASWQVRSESELYSLEVATNTTFTDYLPGYRNKTVLGGSHTVQGVDFKTNYYYRVRAKQGGKFSAYSSAVMVPACIGNACKLARIDFTGVYEDNDSKLKSQIYIYDGQHRLVEITHQNKVQLRWLVSYQSDGTIKAVDKYIMGVLVLRHIYTYRSGLLASIRQEDQTGAFLEWWKFAYDNKGQRKSWVIYGDEAGTVVKFKFDYTRDGKGNVIQVRSKDNQPFRRYTYEKSLSPFALFNPDLCFFIATNRDQWTNEAPVSDFEGNEYRGFLPLYNIKSEQMTGLEIFGYTLNSKGMAITKNGSLTAAYTFQGCGF; encoded by the coding sequence ATGTATCGAATAGTCAAAGTAAGCCTTTGGGTGTTCATTGTCAGTGCCTTGCTCTATAGCTGCTCAATGTTCGAAAAAGATTTTATTTTACCCTCACCCGTGGCCACCCAAGCCACCCAAGTAGCAGAGGTGAGTTTGGTAGCCAACTGGAAAAAGGTCACAGGAGCCGGAAGTTATGAAGTAGACTTGGCGTTGGACGAAAATTTTACCCAAATTATGGATGATTACCAGGGTAAAAAAGCCAACAATCTCTCCCTTACTTTTAGAGGGCTTAATGCCAATACCACCTATTATTATCGAGTAAGAGCTAATGTTTCTAACCAAATATCTGCCAACTCCAATGTGGTGAAAGTAACCACCAAAGCATTGGATGTTCCAATAGTATATCGTGCCAGCAATGTATCGGCCACGGGTTTTAGGCTACATTGGAAAAAAATGCCAGTGGTGACAGCATACCTACTAGATATAGCGCTTGACGAAAACTTCAACCAATTACTAGAGGGGTATCAAACGCGAGAGATTGTAGCAGACACTCACGTGGTAGTCAAAAATGTAGCCGTAGGCAAACAGTTCTATTATCGGGTGAAAATCCGAAAAGATAATTCATTGTCTGAATATTCCAGTGCCCTATCAGTATTTACTACTTCGTTGCCCAGCCCTGAGACATTGTCTGCTACCCAAATAGGGTTTACCAGTTTTATCGCCAATTGGAAACAGATGACTGAAGCCAGCTCCTATCAAATAGATGTATCTACCGACCCATTGTTTGAAAACATCATGCCCAACTACACCAACCTGAACCTCTCTGCCAATCGTTTATTGGTCAATGGATTAAACGCCAATCAAAAGTACTATTACAGGGTAAGGGCAATCAACAGCGAAACCAGGTCAAATTATTCTAAAGTGATTGTCGTAAACACCAAAATGCTAGAGGCTCCCGTAGCTACCAGCGCCACCAACATCAGGAGTAGCTCTTTTCAGGCAAACTGGCAACCTGCACCCAATGCGTCAGTATACTTGTTGGATGTAGCACTTGACCCTAATTTTAGTCAAATACTGCCTACTTATAATAGTTTGGCAGTGCTTGATAACTTTGCCGAGATAGCGGCTCTTGACGCCAGCAGAGTGTATTATTATAGGGTGAGAGCACAAGGACTTGGAGCAACCTCTGACTACTCGAACGTGGTTAGGCTAGTCACAGGTTTATTGCCTGCACCAGTAGTCAATCAGGTGGTTAACCAAACAGTTAACGGATTTACAGCAAGCTGGCAGGTGCGGTCTGAGTCTGAGTTGTATTCGTTGGAGGTAGCAACCAATACCACTTTTACCGATTATTTGCCAGGTTATAGAAACAAAACTGTATTGGGTGGTTCACACACAGTGCAGGGGGTAGATTTTAAAACCAACTATTATTATCGTGTGCGTGCCAAGCAGGGTGGTAAGTTTTCGGCTTACTCAAGTGCTGTGATGGTGCCAGCCTGTATTGGCAATGCCTGTAAACTTGCACGAATAGATTTTACTGGAGTATATGAGGATAATGACTCCAAATTGAAAAGCCAGATTTATATATATGATGGGCAACATAGGTTAGTAGAAATTACTCATCAGAATAAAGTACAACTTAGGTGGTTGGTGAGCTATCAGTCAGATGGTACTATCAAGGCTGTAGACAAATACATTATGGGAGTGTTGGTACTTAGGCATATTTACACCTATCGCAGTGGTTTGCTTGCTTCAATCAGGCAAGAAGACCAAACAGGAGCTTTTTTGGAATGGTGGAAGTTTGCTTATGACAATAAAGGGCAGCGTAAGTCTTGGGTAATTTATGGCGATGAAGCTGGAACAGTAGTAAAGTTTAAGTTTGACTACACAAGAGATGGTAAAGGCAATGTGATTCAGGTAAGGAGTAAAGATAATCAGCCCTTTAGAAGGTATACGTATGAGAAGTCTCTGAGCCCGTTTGCTTTGTTCAACCCTGATTTGTGCTTTTTTATTGCTACCAACCGTGACCAATGGACCAATGAAGCACCTGTGTCTGATTTTGAAGGCAACGAATACCGAGGTTTTTTGCCTTTATATAATATTAAAAGTGAGCAAATGACTGGCCTTGAAATATTTGGCTATACCCTCAACTCCAAGGGGATGGCAATAACTAAAAATGGATCACTTACTGCTGCCTATACCTTTCAGGGTTGTGGTTTTTAG